CTCGGAGGCCTGCTTGTTGATGGCCTCGGCGATGGAAGCGGCACTCACGGCCGACTTGCCGTTGCCCTCGTTGGTGGCGGCAGTGATGCTGGTACCGTTGAGGGTGAGGTCGCCCGTGTTCATGCCTTCCATGACCGTGCCGGCGGTCTGGTTGGCGGTGATGGAGGCGGCGTTTTCACCGGTCTGGTTGCGGAGGGTCATCTCCTGGGAGAACAGCTTGCCGATGTTACCGGCCTCGACGCTGTTGCTCAGATCCACGGAGATGGTCTCGCCGACGTTCGCGCCCACCTGGAAGCTCATAGCCCCGGCGGAGCCGTCCAGGATGTTCTGACCGTTGAAGGAGGTGGTCTTGGCGATGCGGTCCAGCTCGTCGGAGAGGTTCTGGAACTCCTGGTTCAGGGACTTCCGGTCGGAGCTGGAGTTGGTGTCGTTGGCGGACTGAACGGCCAGCTCGCGCATGCGCTGGAGCATGCTGGACATCTCCTGCATGGCGCCCTCGCCGGTCTGCCCCAGGGAGATGCCATCGTTGGCGTTCCGGGCGGCCTGGTTGAGGCCCCGGATCTGCGCGGTCAAGCGGTCCGAAATGGCCAGGCCGGCGGCGTCGTCCTTGGCGGAGTTAATCCGCTTACCGGAGGACAGCCGCTGGTAGCTGGTCTGCAGGTCGTTCGTGCTCTCGCGCAGGTTGTTCTGCGCCATGAGCGACGAAATGTTACTGTTGATGCTGAGCATTGGTGCCTCCTTGGAGAGGTCCTTTGGCCTTTGGGCCGGTTATCCCTTTTGGGTAGATGAGGCGCGTGCCGTCGCCTTCACCCATCCTTATCGGGGACACCTGTCCGGCCTTTAGGGGCACCCGAAAATTTTTTCCGGCCTTCCGCGCCCGGAAAAAATTACCGAGCCTCCCGCCGCCGGCGGGAGGCTTTTTTGTCCCGGTCCATCCCGTCTCAGGCGTCATCCAGCTCCCCGGCGTCCATGCCCAGGGCCTCCATGAGGGGCCCGAGATGCTTCTCGTACTTGCGCCACCGCTGTTTGGACTTCCTGTAGATGGGCTGCCGTACCTGATCGTAGCTGGCGGTCTTGGTATCCCGCTTGGTCTTGTGCGGCTCCAGACACGCCTGGTCGAAGGGCAGCTCGACGAAGTCCAGCAACCGGGGGATCTCCCCCTCCGGATTCTCCACCAGCTCCTCGTACTGGAGCTCGTAGATGGGCATGGGCAGCACCTGCCGCCAGTGCTCCATGAGCTGCTGGTAGAGCCGATGGTAATGGCCCAGGTTTTCCAGGCTGTAGGTAAAGCTCATGCCGGCCGCGGCGAAGTTCTGGACGTAGCAGGACAGGCAGTTGTCCAGCGGGTCGCGGTTGGTGTGGATGATCTTCGCCTCGGGGAACAGCAGGGCGATCAGCCCCAGATGCAGGAAGTTCTGGGGCATCTTGTCCGTGACCCGCTCCACCCCCTCCGGCGCCAGGGTATTGATATGGTTCAGATACTCCTGTGCGCCCCAATCCAGCTCCCCGGCCTCGACCTCCGCCAAGAAGCCGGGATACTTGCCGCCGGAGCGATTGGTGAGCTGGTTGAGGATCCGGTCCACCTCGCTCAGCTCTCCCGCTCCGAACACGTCGGGGTGACTGGCCAGGATCTGCTCAGTGAGGCTGGTTCCGGAGCGCGGCATGCCGACGATGAATACCGGACGCCGGGAGCCCAGGGTCGACCGGGGCGCCTGGCGGAAGAGCTCGGCGCTGAACCCCTCCATGAGGTTGCGGAAGTTCTCCTCCTCCCGATCCCGGTGGTATACCCGCGGCTTCAGGGCGTTGGCCCGTGCGTAGGCCGCGAAGGACTCGTCATAGCGCCCGAGGTCGGCGTACATGTGCCCGGCCTGAAAATTCAGCTCCAGCCGCACGCCGTTGGGCAGGCCCTGGTTATTCAGGGCGTTCTCCAGCATGCCGATGGCCTCTTCCTGGGCATCGAACCGCCGGGTGAGGGTCAGGAACAGATTGAAGATGGCCGGCTTGTACTCTCCGCCTTTCACGATGAGCGGCCGGACCAGCTTGTAGGCCTCCTTGAAGCTCCCCTTGCGCTCCAGCAGATTGCCCTTCTGGGCGATCAGGAATTCGTCGTCCGGGGCCAGCTCCAGCGCCTTGTCGATCTGCTCCTCGGCGCCGTCCCAGTCTCCGCCGGCGGCGAGGGAATGGGCCAGTGCACCATAGCCGCGCGGGTTGTCCGGCTCGAGATTGACCGCCCGCTGCGCCTCGGGCCTGGCAGCCTGGGAAAAGCCCATGGACTGGTAATCACCGGCCAGCTGGATGCGGTACTTGGCCTCGGCCGGGAATTCGTTGACCAGCTGGCGGCTGATTAGCATGGCCTCCTTGGGCAGGCTCAGGGAGCGCAGCACCTTGGCCACCGTCTCCCGCGCCTCGGTGCCCCGGGGACCGAGGTTGGCCGCGGCGCGGGCGATCTCCTTGGCCTCGTCGTGGCGGTCGAGGAGAAGCAGCACCTCGGCGAGCTTGGCGAAGGCTTGCGGGTCGCGGGGCCGCAGCACCACCGCACGGTCCAGCACGTCGCAGGCCTCCTGGTGGCGACCCTCCGCCTTCAGGGTCAGACCCAGGTTGAGATAGGCCTCGCCGTAGCTGGGCGCCGCCTCGATGGCCTTGCGGTACTCCGCCTCCGCCGACGCCAGGTCCTCCAGGGAGAAGTGGGCAGTGGCCAGATTGCAGTGGTAGAGCGGATCGTCCTTGAGCTCGATGGCCGTCCGGAAGAATTCCACCGCCAGCCGCGGCTGACCGACCTGCAGGGCGATCAGCCCCATGCCGTGGTGGGCCCCGGCCACCCCGGCGTCATTCTGCAGGATCTCCCGATACAGGTCCTCGGCGCGCTCCAGGTCCCCGCCCTTGTGGTGGAGATGGGCGGTATCGAGCAGCTCCGCGATCCGCGCATCCTGGGCATTACCGTTTCCGGCGTCGGCTTCGGTCATCTTGTCACTCCCGGCCTGCGAAAGCCGCTTTCGGCCCCAAGGCCCCGCGTTCCCCGGGCCGCGCCGGAGCCGCTAGGCCG
This is a stretch of genomic DNA from Thiohalorhabdus sp. Cl-TMA. It encodes these proteins:
- a CDS encoding tetratricopeptide repeat-containing sulfotransferase family protein; this encodes MTEADAGNGNAQDARIAELLDTAHLHHKGGDLERAEDLYREILQNDAGVAGAHHGMGLIALQVGQPRLAVEFFRTAIELKDDPLYHCNLATAHFSLEDLASAEAEYRKAIEAAPSYGEAYLNLGLTLKAEGRHQEACDVLDRAVVLRPRDPQAFAKLAEVLLLLDRHDEAKEIARAAANLGPRGTEARETVAKVLRSLSLPKEAMLISRQLVNEFPAEAKYRIQLAGDYQSMGFSQAARPEAQRAVNLEPDNPRGYGALAHSLAAGGDWDGAEEQIDKALELAPDDEFLIAQKGNLLERKGSFKEAYKLVRPLIVKGGEYKPAIFNLFLTLTRRFDAQEEAIGMLENALNNQGLPNGVRLELNFQAGHMYADLGRYDESFAAYARANALKPRVYHRDREEENFRNLMEGFSAELFRQAPRSTLGSRRPVFIVGMPRSGTSLTEQILASHPDVFGAGELSEVDRILNQLTNRSGGKYPGFLAEVEAGELDWGAQEYLNHINTLAPEGVERVTDKMPQNFLHLGLIALLFPEAKIIHTNRDPLDNCLSCYVQNFAAAGMSFTYSLENLGHYHRLYQQLMEHWRQVLPMPIYELQYEELVENPEGEIPRLLDFVELPFDQACLEPHKTKRDTKTASYDQVRQPIYRKSKQRWRKYEKHLGPLMEALGMDAGELDDA